The following coding sequences are from one Sphingomonadaceae bacterium OTU29LAMAA1 window:
- a CDS encoding DUF2889 domain-containing protein: protein MTAPAPDGDAAPQRLLPHFDLNPDFGTGAFCRRIRLRHRDGVVVGALDDNNHAMWVRLCHADGAVTTIDGGFHRWPTTGCLGAADILQDIVGRSIAATRDVVGGDGRTRHHCTHLFDLAMLALAMARRPEGDRLWDAVVPDAHGGRTTATIGLDGTIVHAWMLDEVMIMPAVGRPQQSLLSGFAPWARTHFSDDAFEGATVLRMAAFTARARAHITDNHPWPLADFPERRDACHAYRPPQVNTAEHRIGVVRDFSAGVIEAPMPDLMNRSDQ from the coding sequence ATGACCGCGCCTGCACCGGACGGCGATGCTGCGCCCCAGCGCCTGCTGCCGCATTTCGATCTCAACCCGGATTTCGGAACGGGCGCTTTCTGTCGCCGGATCCGGCTGCGCCATCGCGATGGCGTGGTGGTCGGCGCATTGGACGACAACAACCACGCGATGTGGGTTCGGCTCTGCCATGCCGATGGCGCGGTGACCACGATCGACGGCGGTTTCCATCGCTGGCCGACGACGGGATGCCTCGGTGCGGCGGACATCCTGCAGGACATCGTCGGCCGGTCGATAGCTGCCACCCGCGATGTCGTGGGCGGGGATGGCCGCACACGGCATCATTGTACGCATCTGTTCGACCTGGCGATGCTGGCCCTGGCGATGGCGCGCCGTCCGGAGGGCGATCGCCTGTGGGACGCCGTCGTCCCCGATGCCCACGGCGGTCGGACGACCGCGACGATCGGCCTGGACGGAACCATCGTCCACGCCTGGATGCTCGACGAAGTGATGATCATGCCCGCAGTCGGACGGCCACAGCAATCGCTCCTGTCCGGCTTCGCGCCCTGGGCGCGGACGCATTTCAGCGACGACGCTTTCGAGGGCGCAACCGTGCTGCGCATGGCCGCCTTCACCGCGCGAGCCCGCGCGCACATCACCGACAACCATCCGTGGCCGCTCGCCGATTTCCCCGAACGTCGTGACGCCTGCCATGCCTATCGCCCGCCGCAGGTCAACACCGCCGAACATCGGATCGGCGTCGTGCGGGACTTCAGTGCAGGCGTCATCGAAGCTCCGATGCCGGACCTTATGAATCGGAGCGACCAGTGA
- a CDS encoding SDR family oxidoreductase produces MPVFSYDLSGRVALVTGASSGLGNHFARILAGSGAKVVIAARRLTLLDDLRDAITADGGAAVSVEMDVADEASVIAAYDRAEAAFGPVDTIVANAGINLPGSSLGLAIDDFNRMVDVNVRGVFLTAREGARRMVAAGSAARGDGRITIISSITAHQASLGIAPYCATKAAVAQLGRALAKDWAGKGINVNVLCPGYIETELNADIWTQPMGEKLLDGFPRRRVMPIDALDPVLLHLCSDAASHVTGSVLTIDDGQTL; encoded by the coding sequence ATGCCGGTATTTTCCTACGATCTCAGCGGTCGGGTCGCGCTGGTCACCGGCGCCTCGTCCGGTCTCGGCAACCATTTCGCGCGCATTTTGGCAGGCAGCGGCGCCAAGGTCGTGATCGCCGCGCGTCGGCTGACGCTGCTCGACGATCTGCGCGATGCGATCACGGCGGATGGCGGCGCGGCGGTGTCGGTGGAAATGGACGTCGCCGACGAAGCGTCGGTGATCGCCGCCTACGATCGCGCCGAGGCCGCATTCGGCCCGGTCGATACGATCGTCGCCAATGCCGGCATCAACCTGCCCGGCAGCTCTCTCGGCTTGGCGATCGACGATTTCAACAGGATGGTCGACGTCAACGTGCGCGGCGTGTTCCTGACCGCGCGCGAGGGCGCCCGCCGCATGGTCGCCGCCGGCAGCGCGGCGCGCGGCGATGGCCGCATCACGATCATCTCGTCGATCACCGCGCATCAGGCCTCGCTCGGCATCGCCCCCTATTGCGCGACCAAGGCCGCGGTCGCGCAACTGGGTCGCGCGCTGGCAAAGGATTGGGCGGGCAAGGGCATCAACGTCAACGTGCTGTGCCCCGGCTATATCGAGACCGAGCTCAACGCCGACATCTGGACGCAACCGATGGGCGAAAAGCTGCTCGACGGCTTCCCGCGCCGTCGCGTGATGCCGATCGACGCACTCGACCCCGTTCTGCTCCACCTGTGTTCGGATGCCGCCAGCCATGTCACCGGTTCGGTGCTGACGATCGACGACGGCCAGACGTTATGA
- a CDS encoding fatty acid--CoA ligase family protein — MEDSRLPDDLTWNDARLWSQFAALLASAPDAPAVIDCDERIWSRRMLADLAVPIAERLRDAGVDAASRVLVAAHKSAATLAVALAVSRLDAVFCPYSSKLSAADVAVLEDRLGHAARIEPDGADGVRLLPPPSDRRSADPRNAQTVLIGFTSGTTGVPKAVMHGAEALNYATRAFAGIADLQQGEAIMGLVPLDSAPGFTFTAHFALSLGQPLVMLDPWVPEEALRRAEHYGAAWSIMVPTHLFTLVEAARLGRWQGRLSLRAAAVGGSAMTPELIADADALLGLRALRVFGMSECMGHCCAHPGHSLDRRQQYDGIPFPGTEEEAFDDRLAPLPRGSRGQAGVRGPSLFLGYADGLGAGQERMTPDGFYLTGDEIVRDAEGFVKVVGRIKDQIIRGGFNIDPAEVEAALLRHPSIVEAAVVAVPERKLGEQACAVCRILPGQRAIDLPELLAHMEQLGVSRKKWPEHLVLVDSIAATATGKMDKKVLAAHAAAVLGRA; from the coding sequence ATGGAGGACAGTCGCTTGCCTGACGATCTGACCTGGAACGATGCGCGGCTGTGGTCGCAATTCGCCGCATTGCTCGCGAGCGCGCCAGACGCCCCCGCCGTGATCGATTGCGACGAGCGAATCTGGTCGCGCCGCATGCTCGCCGATCTGGCGGTGCCGATCGCCGAGCGGCTGCGCGATGCCGGCGTCGACGCGGCATCGCGCGTGCTCGTGGCGGCGCACAAATCGGCGGCGACGCTTGCCGTCGCGCTCGCCGTGTCCCGTCTGGATGCCGTCTTCTGCCCCTATTCCTCGAAGCTGTCGGCGGCCGATGTCGCGGTGCTGGAGGATCGGCTGGGCCATGCGGCGCGCATCGAACCCGACGGTGCGGACGGCGTCCGTCTGCTGCCCCCGCCATCGGACCGGCGGTCCGCCGATCCCCGCAACGCGCAGACGGTGCTGATCGGATTCACGTCGGGCACCACCGGTGTTCCCAAGGCCGTCATGCACGGCGCGGAGGCGCTCAACTACGCGACCCGTGCGTTCGCCGGCATCGCCGATCTTCAACAGGGCGAGGCGATCATGGGGCTGGTGCCGCTCGACAGCGCGCCGGGATTTACCTTCACCGCGCATTTCGCGCTGTCGCTCGGCCAGCCACTCGTGATGCTCGATCCCTGGGTGCCCGAGGAGGCGCTGCGCCGCGCCGAACATTATGGTGCCGCCTGGTCGATCATGGTGCCGACGCATCTGTTCACGCTCGTCGAGGCGGCCAGGCTGGGCCGCTGGCAGGGGCGCCTGTCGCTGCGCGCGGCAGCGGTCGGCGGCAGCGCGATGACGCCCGAACTGATCGCCGACGCGGACGCGCTGCTCGGCCTGCGAGCGTTGCGCGTGTTCGGCATGTCAGAATGCATGGGGCATTGCTGCGCGCATCCCGGCCATTCGCTCGACCGCCGCCAGCAATATGACGGCATCCCGTTCCCCGGCACCGAGGAGGAGGCGTTCGACGATCGCCTCGCCCCCCTGCCCCGCGGCAGCCGCGGACAGGCCGGCGTGCGCGGCCCGTCGCTGTTCCTGGGCTATGCCGACGGCCTCGGCGCGGGGCAGGAACGGATGACCCCCGACGGTTTTTACCTGACCGGCGACGAGATCGTCCGCGATGCCGAGGGCTTCGTGAAGGTCGTGGGCCGGATCAAGGACCAGATCATCCGCGGCGGCTTCAACATCGATCCCGCCGAGGTGGAGGCGGCATTGCTGCGCCACCCCTCGATCGTCGAGGCGGCGGTGGTCGCGGTGCCGGAACGCAAGCTGGGCGAACAGGCCTGCGCGGTATGCCGCATCTTGCCGGGGCAGCGGGCGATCGATCTGCCGGAGCTGCTGGCGCATATGGAACAGCTCGGCGTTTCGCGAAAGAAATGGCCGGAGCATCTGGTGCTCGTCGACAGCATCGCCGCCACCGCGACGGGCAAGATGGACAAGAAGGTATTGGCGGCACACGCCGCTGCGGTGCTCGGGCGGGCCTGA
- a CDS encoding SDR family oxidoreductase, which translates to MVDPVPGFATDQFRLAGRRCLITGGRGALAEAMASTLADLGCSVALASRTSDECEAIAARVADTYGTRAIGLACDITDEDSVEQAVATTIAELGGLDILVNNAGASWWGLPQDIPLKGWRKVMDVNVTGTFLACRHAARHMIAQGGGAIVNIASVGAFISYRPADGQVVPYTTSKAAIVHLTSDLAAQWAEHGIRVNAIAPGSIETGMTETLTPEVADRTRAGILLGRFGRPDEVSGTLALLASDAGSFITGQTFLVDGGQSLA; encoded by the coding sequence ATGGTTGATCCCGTTCCCGGCTTCGCAACGGACCAGTTCCGGCTCGCCGGTCGCCGCTGCCTGATCACCGGCGGGCGCGGCGCGCTCGCCGAGGCGATGGCATCGACGCTCGCCGACCTCGGCTGCTCCGTCGCCCTCGCGTCACGCACCAGCGACGAATGCGAGGCGATCGCCGCACGCGTCGCCGACACCTATGGCACGCGGGCGATCGGCCTCGCCTGCGACATCACAGACGAGGATTCGGTCGAACAGGCGGTGGCCACCACGATCGCCGAACTTGGCGGGCTGGACATACTGGTGAACAACGCCGGCGCCTCCTGGTGGGGTCTACCGCAGGACATCCCGCTCAAGGGCTGGCGCAAGGTGATGGACGTCAACGTCACCGGCACCTTCCTCGCCTGTCGCCATGCCGCGCGTCACATGATCGCGCAGGGCGGCGGCGCAATCGTCAACATCGCCTCCGTCGGCGCCTTCATCTCCTACCGCCCGGCCGACGGACAGGTCGTACCCTATACCACCAGCAAGGCGGCGATCGTCCACCTGACCAGCGATCTCGCCGCGCAATGGGCCGAGCACGGCATCCGCGTCAACGCCATCGCGCCGGGATCGATCGAAACCGGCATGACGGAGACGCTGACGCCCGAAGTCGCCGATCGCACCCGCGCCGGCATCCTGCTCGGCCGGTTCGGTCGACCCGACGAGGTCAGCGGCACGCTTGCGCTGCTGGCGTCGGACGCGGGCAGCTTCATCACCGGCCAGACCTTCCTCGTCGATGGAGGACAGTCGCTTGCCTGA
- a CDS encoding EthD family reductase, whose amino-acid sequence MAVSMVVVASRPADWTQDRFTTWWRGPHAAAARVLPGLIAYRHGVVTKDYDNPGTPGGDSPEAAGWDGHAVLTFANQAALDAAFASPEWKAATAQTKGMGGRRIILITEEVDLLETGADG is encoded by the coding sequence ATGGCGGTCAGCATGGTCGTGGTCGCCAGTCGCCCCGCCGACTGGACGCAGGATCGCTTCACCACATGGTGGCGCGGCCCCCATGCTGCGGCGGCCCGGGTTTTGCCCGGGCTGATCGCCTACCGCCACGGCGTCGTGACAAAGGACTATGACAATCCCGGCACGCCGGGGGGGGATAGTCCCGAAGCGGCGGGCTGGGATGGCCACGCCGTGCTGACCTTCGCCAATCAGGCAGCACTCGACGCCGCCTTCGCGTCCCCCGAGTGGAAGGCCGCGACCGCGCAGACCAAGGGCATGGGCGGGCGGCGCATCATCCTCATCACCGAAGAGGTGGATTTGTTGGAGACCGGAGCCGATGGTTGA
- a CDS encoding enoyl-CoA hydratase/isomerase family protein has translation MATEYVYKQPKTEETDVIQYELAENGICTIWLNRPHKRNCVSPKLLRDLEAAVDRAAEDKKALAVVFRGRGNTFCAGADLDQLVGPVLHESSTSLQLAIDSARTYDKIYNMKKPTIACVEGYAVAGGFELFISCDFGIAADDAKIGDFHIRRALFGGAGPIYRLPRYIGMRKSKELMLTGKLLSGTECVEWGLCNASAPSGDALEQLIQDFCAPLIDKSPFCMWMTKMALNRGMDADTNSLITLETMTCNVVHHSADAKEGVAAFLEKRKPVWTGN, from the coding sequence ATGGCAACGGAATACGTCTACAAGCAGCCGAAGACGGAAGAGACCGACGTCATCCAGTATGAGCTGGCGGAAAACGGGATCTGCACGATCTGGCTCAATCGCCCGCACAAGCGCAATTGCGTGAGCCCGAAGCTGCTGCGTGATCTCGAGGCTGCGGTCGACCGCGCTGCCGAGGACAAGAAGGCGCTTGCCGTCGTGTTCCGTGGCCGCGGCAACACCTTCTGCGCCGGCGCCGATCTCGACCAGCTCGTCGGGCCGGTGCTGCACGAATCGAGCACGTCGCTGCAGCTCGCGATCGATTCCGCGCGCACCTACGACAAGATCTATAACATGAAGAAGCCGACCATCGCCTGCGTCGAGGGCTATGCCGTCGCCGGTGGGTTCGAGCTGTTCATCTCGTGCGACTTCGGCATCGCTGCCGACGACGCCAAGATCGGCGATTTCCACATCCGTCGTGCGCTGTTCGGCGGTGCCGGCCCGATCTATCGCCTGCCGCGCTACATCGGCATGCGCAAGTCCAAGGAGCTGATGCTGACCGGCAAGCTGCTGTCGGGCACCGAATGCGTCGAATGGGGCCTGTGCAACGCCTCCGCGCCGAGCGGCGACGCGCTCGAACAGCTGATCCAGGACTTCTGCGCGCCGCTGATCGACAAGAGCCCGTTCTGCATGTGGATGACCAAGATGGCGCTCAACCGCGGCATGGACGCGGACACCAACTCGCTCATCACGCTGGAAACGATGACCTGCAACGTCGTCCACCATTCGGCGGATGCGAAGGAGGGCGTCGCCGCCTTCCTGGAAAAGCGCAAGCCGGTCTGGACGGGCAACTAA
- a CDS encoding carboxymuconolactone decarboxylase family protein gives MSTLTNTLAHIPLLVEHAPYTLAGYAEFRAVIEQDGALPARMKALFAAVAAIDRRYPELARRELERGVALGVTARDATAGIIVLASLRGEGAAIEFAALVDACLPGSPTTATGDALPTASAGEAIDNFTSYFGTIPPALDQLLRLSPRGADGYYLMRRGSIDANPLSPKHGELLLLTILAASYSPMASRHVDGARRAGATDAEIAEATLCAVPAAGIAAWMAVGGLLEPVHPETAS, from the coding sequence ATGTCGACGCTCACGAACACGCTGGCGCATATCCCGCTGTTGGTGGAACACGCGCCCTATACGCTCGCCGGCTATGCGGAATTTCGCGCCGTGATCGAACAGGACGGCGCCCTGCCCGCGCGGATGAAGGCGCTGTTCGCAGCGGTCGCGGCAATCGATCGCCGCTACCCCGAACTCGCCCGACGCGAGCTGGAACGCGGCGTCGCGCTGGGCGTGACCGCGCGCGATGCGACCGCCGGGATCATCGTCCTTGCAAGCCTGCGCGGCGAGGGCGCCGCGATCGAATTCGCCGCACTCGTCGATGCCTGCCTTCCCGGTTCGCCCACCACCGCTACCGGCGACGCGCTGCCGACCGCGTCGGCGGGTGAAGCCATCGACAATTTCACCAGCTATTTCGGCACGATCCCGCCGGCGCTGGACCAACTGCTGCGGCTCTCACCGCGCGGTGCGGACGGCTATTACCTGATGCGCCGTGGCAGCATCGACGCCAACCCGCTGTCGCCCAAGCACGGTGAACTGCTGCTGCTGACCATTCTGGCGGCAAGCTACAGCCCGATGGCGTCGCGGCACGTCGATGGCGCCCGGCGTGCCGGCGCCACCGATGCCGAGATCGCGGAGGCGACGCTGTGCGCCGTCCCCGCCGCCGGCATCGCCGCCTGGATGGCGGTCGGCGGCCTGCTCGAGCCCGTGCACCCCGAAACGGCGTCTTAA
- a CDS encoding DUF1214 domain-containing protein gives MTRRWATVAMGFPVLMVTQVTQVTQGIAAQAPQSPPSGTTAQFAGETRDARLLAMRAYVWGYPLVRAAQLRQNLTLPADPLRTRPPSSPGAAINRFGHAHELGSPKMRQGVAPNADTLYSLAWLDMAGGPYVLETPDFGSRYYTFQMGQADSSTRQSLGQRTHGHLLPPVFIQGPGQHHRVPAGMVEVRSDQRYMMVAGRTLVAGPSDIPAVTALQQRIRLRRWEDYAAKRDVLPPVTAQGVLASGNAVTSPDLFLSMLGVVLRDWRPSAADRPLVESFRRIGLSKQDGYRPERLTPATRAAALLGIGDGEAAVRQKTFSLGRNVHGWSINNQGSVFGDDYLLRAAVAMDQIYVLPKEEALYPNARLDSDGQVLDGRNSYELRFAKGEVPPVQFFWSVTMYHAQGLMVDNPIGRYAIGDRTPSLIRDADGGVRILLQNAPPGDPDTVNWLPAPAGPFMLMLRLYGPAAAAQAGRWTPPAIVRRSDPNPHS, from the coding sequence ATGACACGTCGATGGGCGACAGTCGCCATGGGTTTCCCAGTCCTGATGGTCACGCAGGTCACGCAGGTCACGCAGGGCATCGCGGCGCAGGCGCCGCAATCGCCTCCATCCGGCACCACAGCGCAGTTTGCGGGCGAGACGCGCGACGCACGGTTGCTCGCCATGCGCGCCTATGTCTGGGGCTATCCGCTGGTCCGCGCGGCGCAGCTTCGCCAGAATTTGACATTACCCGCAGACCCGCTGCGCACGCGGCCGCCGTCCTCGCCGGGCGCTGCGATCAACCGTTTCGGGCATGCGCATGAACTGGGATCGCCAAAGATGCGGCAGGGCGTCGCACCCAATGCCGACACGCTCTACAGTCTTGCATGGCTGGACATGGCGGGCGGTCCCTACGTTCTCGAAACGCCCGATTTCGGCAGTCGCTATTATACCTTTCAGATGGGCCAGGCCGACAGCTCGACGCGGCAATCGCTCGGCCAGCGCACGCATGGCCATCTGTTACCCCCGGTCTTCATCCAGGGGCCGGGCCAGCATCATCGGGTGCCCGCCGGCATGGTCGAGGTGCGATCCGACCAGCGCTATATGATGGTTGCGGGTCGCACGCTGGTTGCCGGCCCTTCCGACATCCCCGCCGTTACCGCGCTGCAACAGCGTATCCGCCTGCGGCGATGGGAGGATTATGCGGCGAAGCGCGACGTCCTGCCGCCGGTGACAGCACAGGGTGTGCTGGCGAGCGGTAACGCCGTCACCAGCCCGGACCTGTTCCTGTCGATGCTCGGCGTCGTCCTGCGCGACTGGCGACCCTCCGCTGCGGACCGGCCGCTCGTCGAATCGTTCCGGCGGATCGGCCTTTCGAAGCAAGACGGCTATCGGCCCGAACGGCTGACCCCGGCGACACGGGCGGCGGCATTGCTGGGCATCGGCGATGGCGAAGCTGCGGTTCGGCAGAAGACCTTTTCGCTTGGTCGCAACGTGCATGGCTGGAGCATCAACAACCAGGGCTCGGTATTCGGCGACGATTATCTGCTGCGCGCCGCCGTTGCGATGGACCAGATCTATGTTCTGCCGAAGGAAGAGGCGCTCTACCCCAATGCGCGCCTCGATTCGGATGGGCAGGTTCTCGATGGCCGGAACAGCTACGAACTGCGCTTCGCCAAGGGGGAGGTGCCCCCGGTACAGTTCTTCTGGTCGGTCACGATGTACCATGCGCAGGGCCTCATGGTCGACAATCCCATCGGCCGGTATGCGATCGGCGACCGCACCCCGTCGCTCATTCGTGATGCTGACGGCGGTGTCCGTATCCTGTTGCAGAACGCACCGCCCGGCGACCCCGACACGGTGAACTGGCTGCCCGCGCCGGCGGGGCCTTTCATGCTGATGCTCCGCCTCTACGGTCCTGCCGCCGCTGCGCAGGCCGGACGATGGACGCCGCCCGCGATCGTCCGCCGCAGCGATCCGAACCCGCACAGCTGA
- a CDS encoding acyl-CoA dehydrogenase family protein — MAFEQSERSRSWMERVAAFMDAHIIPAVPVYHQQLGQIDRWREIPPVFEELKARAKAEGLWNFFMPPSDHDDDLFTSTGLSNLEYAPIAELMGRVSFASEVFNCMAPDTGNFEVLHRYGTRAQKERFMLPLRDGETRSAFLMTEPDVASSDARNIRTEIRRDGGEYVINGRKWWSSGAGHPRCDFFILMGKTDPDAPAYHQQSMILVPRDTPGVTLVRHLPVFGYDHAPHGHFEVKLEDVRVPAENMLLGEGRGFEIAQGRLGPGRIHHTMRNIATMEVALEKMCRRLLSRRTFGKTIAEHSVWEERIARARCEIEMARLLCLKAAHMMDTVGNKAARAEIAMIKIAAPRMAQQIVDDAIQAHGGGGVSEDFGLAELWANTRIVRLTDGPDEVHERQLARMELDKYRAELTA; from the coding sequence ATGGCCTTCGAGCAATCTGAGCGATCGCGTTCGTGGATGGAGCGGGTCGCCGCGTTCATGGACGCGCACATCATCCCCGCCGTTCCAGTCTATCACCAGCAGCTCGGCCAGATCGATCGCTGGCGTGAGATCCCGCCGGTGTTCGAGGAGCTGAAGGCGCGTGCGAAGGCCGAGGGGCTGTGGAATTTCTTCATGCCGCCGTCGGACCATGACGACGATCTGTTCACCAGTACCGGCCTCAGCAACCTCGAATATGCCCCGATCGCCGAACTGATGGGCCGCGTGTCCTTCGCGTCGGAGGTGTTCAACTGCATGGCCCCCGACACGGGCAATTTCGAGGTGTTGCACCGCTATGGCACGCGCGCGCAGAAGGAGCGCTTCATGCTGCCGCTGCGCGATGGCGAGACGCGTTCGGCCTTTCTGATGACCGAACCCGACGTCGCCTCGTCCGACGCGCGAAATATCCGCACCGAGATTCGCCGCGACGGCGGCGAATATGTCATCAACGGCCGCAAATGGTGGTCGTCGGGCGCCGGCCATCCGCGTTGCGACTTCTTTATCCTGATGGGCAAGACCGATCCCGACGCCCCCGCCTATCACCAGCAGTCGATGATCCTGGTGCCGCGCGACACGCCGGGTGTCACTTTGGTCCGTCACCTGCCGGTATTCGGCTACGACCATGCCCCCCACGGCCATTTCGAGGTGAAGCTGGAGGATGTCCGCGTGCCCGCCGAGAATATGCTGCTCGGCGAGGGGCGAGGGTTCGAGATCGCGCAGGGCCGGCTCGGGCCGGGTCGCATCCACCATACGATGCGCAACATCGCGACGATGGAGGTCGCGCTCGAAAAGATGTGCCGACGGCTGTTGTCGCGCCGCACCTTTGGCAAGACGATCGCCGAACACTCGGTGTGGGAAGAACGGATCGCCCGCGCGCGCTGTGAGATCGAGATGGCGCGCCTGCTTTGCCTGAAGGCCGCGCACATGATGGACACGGTCGGCAACAAGGCCGCGCGGGCCGAGATCGCGATGATCAAGATCGCCGCACCCCGCATGGCGCAGCAGATCGTCGACGACGCGATCCAGGCACATGGCGGCGGCGGCGTGTCGGAAGACTTTGGACTGGCGGAACTGTGGGCCAACACCCGCATCGTGCGACTGACCGATGGCCCGGACGAAGTTCACGAGCGCCAGCTCGCTCGCATGGAACTGGACAAATATCGCGCGGAGCTCACGGCATGA